One stretch of Arachis duranensis cultivar V14167 chromosome 1, aradu.V14167.gnm2.J7QH, whole genome shotgun sequence DNA includes these proteins:
- the LOC107487651 gene encoding ATP-dependent Clp protease proteolytic subunit-related protein 2, chloroplastic isoform X2 codes for MAVAPYINAAAPPSCATKLYSGLKLQSLSIPNSLACKPNVSAEFYGKVHKSLHCGYANHKPARAQIQMMPIGTPRVPYRTPGEGTWQWVDLWNALYRERVLFIGQNIDEEFSNQVLATMLYLDSIDNAKRMYMYINGPGGDLTPSLAIYDTMQSLQSPVTTHCVGYAYNLAAFLLAAGEKGNRFAMPLSRVALQSPAGAARGQADDIRNEANELLRIRDYLFNELAKKTGQPVERITQDLGRMKRFNAQEALDYGLIDRIVRPPRIKADAPNKEAGTGLG; via the exons ATGGCGGTTGCACCCTATATCAACGCTGCTGCACCTCCTAG TTGCGCCACAAAACTCTACTCTGGGTTGAAACTTCAATCTCTAAGTATCCCTAATTCCCTTGCGTGTAAACCTAATGTCTCCGCTGAGTTCTACGGAAAAGTTCACAAGAGTCTGCATTGCGG GTATGCTAATCACAAACCAGCAAGGGCACAAATTCAGATGATGCCCATAGGGACCCCTAGAGTTCCCTATAGGACACCTGGTGAAGGAACTTGGCAATGGGTTGATTTGTGGAATGCCCTT TATCGAGAGCGTGTTCTCTTCATTGGACAAAACATAGATGAAGAATTTAGTAACCAAGTATTGGCAACCATGCTGTATCTTGACAGTATAGATAATGCCAAGAGGATGTATATGTACATCAATGGTCCTGGTGGAGAT CTTACACCAAGCTTGGCTATCTATGACACTATGCAGAGCTTGCAAAGTCCTGTAACCACCCATTGTGTTGGCTATGCCTATAATCTTGCAGCATTTCTTCTTGCAGCTGGAGAAAAG GGCAACCGCTTTGCAATGCCTCTTTCCAGAGTTGCTCTGCAATCTCCAGCGGGAGCTGCTCGGGGTCAG GCTGATGACATCCGCAATGAAGCAAATGAGCTTTTAAGAATCAGAGATTACCTCTTTAACGAGTTGGCTAAGAAAACAGGCCAGCCTGTTGAGAGG ATCACCCAAGACCTGGGCAGGATGAAACGGTTCAACGCACAGGAGGCTCTTGATTATGGGCTTATTGATCGAATTGTGAGGCCACCACGCATTAAGGCTGATGCGCCTAACAAGGAGGCAGGAACAGGCCTTGGTTAA
- the LOC107487651 gene encoding ATP-dependent Clp protease proteolytic subunit-related protein 2, chloroplastic isoform X1, with product MAVAPYINAAAPPSCATKLYSGLKLQSLSIPNSLACKPNVSAEFYGKVHKSLHCGYANHKPARAQIQMMPIGTPRVPYRTPGEGTWQWVDLWNALVKGYWMQYRERVLFIGQNIDEEFSNQVLATMLYLDSIDNAKRMYMYINGPGGDLTPSLAIYDTMQSLQSPVTTHCVGYAYNLAAFLLAAGEKGNRFAMPLSRVALQSPAGAARGQADDIRNEANELLRIRDYLFNELAKKTGQPVERITQDLGRMKRFNAQEALDYGLIDRIVRPPRIKADAPNKEAGTGLG from the exons ATGGCGGTTGCACCCTATATCAACGCTGCTGCACCTCCTAG TTGCGCCACAAAACTCTACTCTGGGTTGAAACTTCAATCTCTAAGTATCCCTAATTCCCTTGCGTGTAAACCTAATGTCTCCGCTGAGTTCTACGGAAAAGTTCACAAGAGTCTGCATTGCGG GTATGCTAATCACAAACCAGCAAGGGCACAAATTCAGATGATGCCCATAGGGACCCCTAGAGTTCCCTATAGGACACCTGGTGAAGGAACTTGGCAATGGGTTGATTTGTGGAATGCCCTT GTAAAGGGTTATTGGATGCAGTATCGAGAGCGTGTTCTCTTCATTGGACAAAACATAGATGAAGAATTTAGTAACCAAGTATTGGCAACCATGCTGTATCTTGACAGTATAGATAATGCCAAGAGGATGTATATGTACATCAATGGTCCTGGTGGAGAT CTTACACCAAGCTTGGCTATCTATGACACTATGCAGAGCTTGCAAAGTCCTGTAACCACCCATTGTGTTGGCTATGCCTATAATCTTGCAGCATTTCTTCTTGCAGCTGGAGAAAAG GGCAACCGCTTTGCAATGCCTCTTTCCAGAGTTGCTCTGCAATCTCCAGCGGGAGCTGCTCGGGGTCAG GCTGATGACATCCGCAATGAAGCAAATGAGCTTTTAAGAATCAGAGATTACCTCTTTAACGAGTTGGCTAAGAAAACAGGCCAGCCTGTTGAGAGG ATCACCCAAGACCTGGGCAGGATGAAACGGTTCAACGCACAGGAGGCTCTTGATTATGGGCTTATTGATCGAATTGTGAGGCCACCACGCATTAAGGCTGATGCGCCTAACAAGGAGGCAGGAACAGGCCTTGGTTAA
- the LOC107487645 gene encoding probable protein cornichon homolog 2 isoform X2 yields the protein MCLADLEFDYINPYDSSSRINKVILPEFITQGVLCCFYLITGHWVMSLFCVPYLYYNYRLYNQGKHLVDVTEIFNLLPREKKQRLIKLFYLVLLLFLSIFWMIYVSLDDHDA from the exons ATGTGTTTGGCAGATCTAGAGTTTGATTATATAAATCCTTACGATTCCTCATCGCGAATAAACAAAGTGATTTTACCTGAGTTTATAACACAAGGTGTCCTATGCTGCTTCTACCTTATAACAGGGCATTGGGTTATGTCACTATTTTGTGTTCCTTACCTCTACTACAATTATAGATT GTACAATCAAGGAAAGCATTTGGTTGATGTTACAGAGATATTCAACTTGCTCCCTCGGGAAAAGAAGCAACGACTCATTAAGCTCTTCTATCTTGTTTTGCTCCTCTTCCTTTCCATATTCTG GATGATCTATGTGTCATTGGATGATCACGATGCCTAA
- the LOC107487645 gene encoding protein cornichon homolog 4 isoform X1, with protein sequence MADLFAWLISFFILIALLVIVIYQLMCLADLEFDYINPYDSSSRINKVILPEFITQGVLCCFYLITGHWVMSLFCVPYLYYNYRLYNQGKHLVDVTEIFNLLPREKKQRLIKLFYLVLLLFLSIFWMIYVSLDDHDA encoded by the exons ATGGCTGATCTGTTTGCGTGGCTCATCTCCTTCTTCATCCTTATTGCCTTGCTTGTCATCGTTATTTACCAG TTAATGTGTTTGGCAGATCTAGAGTTTGATTATATAAATCCTTACGATTCCTCATCGCGAATAAACAAAGTGATTTTACCTGAGTTTATAACACAAGGTGTCCTATGCTGCTTCTACCTTATAACAGGGCATTGGGTTATGTCACTATTTTGTGTTCCTTACCTCTACTACAATTATAGATT GTACAATCAAGGAAAGCATTTGGTTGATGTTACAGAGATATTCAACTTGCTCCCTCGGGAAAAGAAGCAACGACTCATTAAGCTCTTCTATCTTGTTTTGCTCCTCTTCCTTTCCATATTCTG GATGATCTATGTGTCATTGGATGATCACGATGCCTAA